Proteins encoded within one genomic window of Couchioplanes caeruleus:
- a CDS encoding NAD+ synthase codes for MPSMRIALAQVNPTVGDIPGNAAAVRRWTRRAADAGAQLVAFPEMMMTGYPIEDLVFRESFVVASQTALRRLATDLAADGLGDVAVVVGYVDADGPAPTSADAVPGSGRRDASALLLGGEVAATYFKHHLPNYGVFDEDRYFEPGTSLTVVRFGDTDIALTVCEDLWQAGGPFAAARRAGVQLVVSVNASPYELDKDDVRLPLIRRRAAEAGATVAYVNMIGGQDELVFDGDSMIVTAEGELLARAGQFTEELLIHDVELPAAGTAPAPRAAQPEPATTSESPHGEERGDDDMTITRVALAAAPRPFSSGPAVGGIAERVTDEAEIWSALTLGLHDYVEKNGFRSVVLGLSGGIDSAVVAAIAVDALGPERVVGVSMPSGYSSAHSRDDAADLAKRTGLDYRSEPIQPMVDTFLSHMSLSGLAVENLQARVRGVILMALSNQEGHLVLTTGNKSELAVGYSTLYGDSVGGFNPLKDVPKTMVWRLATWRNADAARRGDQAPIPENSITKPPSAELRPGQVDTDSLPDYEVLDAILSGYIDGDQGRDDLVAAGHDVALVDRVLRMVDIAEYKRRQSAPGTKISIKAFGRDRRLPITNRFREGA; via the coding sequence ATGCCCTCGATGCGCATCGCCCTTGCCCAGGTGAACCCCACCGTCGGAGACATACCCGGCAACGCCGCCGCCGTGCGCCGCTGGACCCGCCGGGCCGCGGACGCCGGCGCCCAGCTCGTCGCGTTCCCGGAGATGATGATGACCGGGTATCCCATCGAGGACCTGGTCTTCCGCGAGTCCTTCGTGGTGGCGTCGCAGACCGCGCTGCGGCGGCTCGCCACCGACCTCGCCGCCGACGGCCTGGGCGACGTGGCCGTGGTCGTCGGCTACGTCGACGCCGACGGGCCCGCGCCGACCAGCGCCGACGCGGTGCCGGGCAGCGGACGCCGGGACGCCTCCGCGCTGCTGCTCGGCGGCGAGGTGGCGGCCACCTACTTCAAGCACCACCTGCCCAACTACGGCGTCTTCGACGAGGACCGCTACTTCGAGCCGGGCACCTCGCTGACCGTGGTGCGCTTCGGCGACACCGACATCGCCCTGACCGTGTGCGAGGACCTGTGGCAGGCGGGCGGCCCGTTCGCCGCCGCGCGACGCGCGGGCGTGCAGCTCGTGGTCTCCGTCAACGCCTCGCCGTACGAGCTCGACAAGGACGACGTCCGGCTGCCGCTGATCCGGCGCCGGGCGGCGGAGGCGGGCGCGACGGTCGCGTACGTGAACATGATCGGCGGCCAGGACGAGCTGGTCTTCGACGGCGACTCGATGATCGTGACCGCGGAGGGCGAGCTGCTGGCCCGGGCCGGACAGTTCACCGAGGAACTGCTGATCCACGACGTGGAGCTCCCCGCTGCGGGGACCGCGCCGGCGCCGCGGGCGGCGCAGCCGGAGCCGGCGACGACGAGCGAGTCGCCGCACGGCGAGGAACGTGGCGACGACGACATGACGATCACGCGGGTGGCCCTGGCCGCCGCGCCGCGACCGTTCAGCTCCGGCCCCGCCGTCGGCGGCATCGCCGAACGGGTCACCGACGAGGCGGAGATCTGGTCGGCGCTCACCCTGGGCCTGCACGACTACGTGGAGAAGAACGGTTTCCGTTCGGTGGTGCTCGGGCTGTCCGGCGGCATCGACTCGGCGGTCGTCGCCGCCATCGCGGTGGACGCGCTCGGCCCGGAGCGCGTCGTCGGCGTCTCCATGCCCAGCGGCTACTCGTCGGCGCACTCCCGCGACGACGCGGCGGACCTCGCCAAGCGCACCGGCCTGGACTATCGCAGCGAGCCGATCCAGCCGATGGTCGACACTTTCCTGTCCCACATGTCCCTCTCCGGCCTCGCGGTGGAGAACCTGCAGGCCCGCGTCCGCGGCGTCATCCTCATGGCGCTGTCGAACCAGGAGGGCCACCTGGTGCTCACCACCGGCAACAAGAGCGAACTGGCGGTCGGCTACTCGACCCTGTACGGCGACTCGGTCGGCGGCTTCAACCCGCTCAAGGACGTGCCGAAGACGATGGTGTGGCGCCTCGCCACGTGGCGCAACGCGGACGCCGCCCGCCGCGGCGACCAGGCGCCGATCCCGGAGAACTCCATCACCAAGCCGCCGTCGGCGGAGCTGCGCCCGGGCCAGGTCGACACCGACTCGCTGCCCGACTACGAGGTGCTCGACGCGATCCTCAGCGGCTACATCGACGGCGACCAGGGTCGTGACGACCTGGTCGCGGCCGGGCACGACGTCGCCCTCGTGGACCGGGTGCTGCGGATGGTGGACATCGCCGAATACAAGCGCCGCCAGTCGGCGCCGGGTACGAAGATCTCCATCAAGGCCTTCGGCCGCGACCGGCGCCTGCCGATCACCAACCGCTTCCGCGAGGGCGCGTGA
- the panB gene encoding 3-methyl-2-oxobutanoate hydroxymethyltransferase, which translates to MSETPAEVPTLYGGPPTRRVRTRDLLAAKERGDRWPMLTSYDQYTAALFDGAGIPVLLVGDSAANNVFGYETTLPVTTDELLPLVRAVVQATKTALIVADLPFGSYEEGPVQGLRTAVRFMKEAGAHAVKLEGGRRVAEQIRAIVGAGIPVMAHIGFTPQSEHTLGGYRVQGRGSAAEEVIADARAVAEAGAFAVVLEMVPGDVAKQITKELTIPTVGIGAGPDTDAQVLVWQDMAGLRGGKAPRFVKRYADLAGVLGEATRRFADEVRTGEFPAAEHTF; encoded by the coding sequence ATGTCCGAGACACCCGCCGAGGTGCCCACCCTGTACGGCGGCCCGCCCACCCGCCGCGTCCGCACCCGCGACCTGCTCGCGGCCAAGGAACGCGGCGACCGCTGGCCGATGCTCACCTCGTACGACCAGTACACGGCCGCCCTGTTCGACGGCGCCGGCATCCCGGTGCTGCTCGTCGGCGACTCCGCGGCCAACAACGTGTTCGGCTACGAGACGACCCTGCCGGTCACCACCGACGAACTGCTGCCCCTGGTACGCGCGGTCGTGCAGGCCACGAAGACCGCCCTGATCGTCGCCGACCTCCCGTTCGGCTCCTACGAGGAGGGGCCGGTCCAGGGCCTCCGCACGGCCGTACGGTTCATGAAGGAAGCCGGCGCGCACGCGGTCAAGCTGGAGGGCGGCCGCCGCGTCGCCGAGCAGATCCGGGCGATCGTCGGCGCGGGCATCCCGGTGATGGCCCACATCGGCTTCACGCCGCAGAGCGAGCACACCCTCGGCGGCTACCGCGTCCAGGGCCGGGGCAGCGCGGCCGAGGAGGTCATCGCCGACGCGCGGGCCGTCGCCGAGGCGGGCGCCTTCGCGGTCGTGCTGGAGATGGTGCCGGGCGACGTGGCGAAGCAGATCACCAAGGAGCTGACCATCCCGACCGTCGGCATCGGCGCGGGCCCGGACACCGACGCCCAGGTGCTGGTGTGGCAGGACATGGCCGGGCTGCGAGGCGGCAAGGCGCCCCGCTTCGTCAAGCGCTACGCCGACCTCGCGGGCGTGCTCGGCGAGGCCACCCGCCGCTTCGCCGACGAGGTGCGCACCGGCGAGTTCCCCGCCGCGGAACACACCTTCTAG
- a CDS encoding RNB domain-containing ribonuclease: MPIKRVIAPSIDFSVLRKELNLAGEFPAEALAEAHRAAATPPPATDRTDVPLVTVDPATSRDLDQAMHLSRRNGGYRVRYAIADVASYVRPGGPLEAETWVRGQTIYLPDGKVPLHPPVLSEDAASLLPGVDRAAVLWTIDLDADGAIAAVALERARVRSRAKLDYAGLQDAVAAGDAPEPIALLAEIGGLLAARAAGRGAINLPLPAQEVEPDGDGWRLVLRAPLPVEEHNAQISLLTGMAAASLMLAGGVGLLRTMPAAKPEAVAALRAAAGSLGVTWPREAQVGAVVSSVDPADPRGAAFLDQAAELLRGAAYTAFDGAPPAETGHGGVGAPYAHVTAPLRRLADRYATEVCLALHAGAAVPEWARAALPRLPEAMAATDRVASAADRGAVALTEAVLLAGRVGETFEAGVLDVDDPPRPGGRPRPRGGTVAIDDPAVQARCLGELPLGQRITVRLAEADPRTRTVLFEKEG; the protein is encoded by the coding sequence GTGCCGATCAAACGGGTCATCGCTCCGAGTATCGACTTCTCCGTGCTGCGCAAGGAGCTGAACCTGGCCGGGGAGTTCCCCGCCGAGGCGCTGGCCGAGGCGCACCGGGCCGCGGCGACGCCTCCGCCCGCGACCGACCGCACCGACGTACCCCTGGTCACCGTCGACCCGGCCACCTCCCGCGACCTGGACCAGGCGATGCACCTGAGCCGCCGGAACGGGGGTTACCGGGTTCGCTACGCGATCGCCGACGTCGCGAGCTACGTGCGGCCCGGCGGCCCGCTGGAGGCCGAGACCTGGGTACGCGGCCAGACGATCTACCTGCCCGACGGCAAGGTTCCGCTGCACCCGCCGGTGCTCAGCGAGGATGCGGCCAGTCTGCTGCCCGGCGTCGACCGCGCGGCGGTGCTGTGGACGATCGACCTCGACGCGGACGGGGCGATCGCCGCCGTCGCGCTCGAACGGGCGCGGGTGCGCAGCCGCGCCAAGCTTGACTACGCGGGGCTTCAGGACGCCGTCGCGGCGGGTGACGCGCCGGAGCCGATCGCGTTGCTGGCCGAGATCGGTGGGCTGCTCGCCGCCCGGGCCGCCGGGCGGGGAGCGATCAACCTGCCGCTGCCCGCGCAGGAGGTCGAGCCCGACGGCGACGGGTGGCGGCTGGTGCTGCGCGCGCCGCTGCCGGTGGAGGAGCACAATGCGCAGATCTCGCTGCTCACCGGCATGGCCGCCGCGTCGCTGATGCTCGCCGGCGGGGTGGGCCTGCTGCGCACGATGCCCGCGGCCAAGCCCGAGGCCGTCGCCGCGCTGCGGGCCGCCGCCGGCTCGCTCGGCGTGACGTGGCCGCGTGAGGCGCAGGTCGGCGCGGTCGTGTCGTCCGTCGACCCGGCCGATCCCCGCGGCGCCGCCTTCCTCGACCAGGCGGCGGAGTTGCTGCGCGGGGCGGCGTACACGGCGTTCGACGGTGCGCCGCCGGCCGAGACCGGGCACGGCGGGGTGGGCGCCCCGTACGCGCACGTCACCGCCCCGCTGCGCCGCCTCGCCGACCGGTACGCGACCGAGGTGTGCCTGGCGCTGCACGCCGGCGCGGCCGTGCCGGAGTGGGCCCGCGCCGCGCTGCCGCGCCTGCCGGAGGCGATGGCCGCGACCGATCGGGTGGCCTCCGCCGCGGATCGTGGCGCGGTCGCGCTGACCGAGGCGGTGCTGCTTGCGGGCCGGGTGGGCGAGACCTTCGAGGCCGGTGTGCTCGACGTCGACGATCCGCCCCGGCCGGGCGGACGGCCCCGCCCCCGCGGCGGGACCGTCGCCATCGACGATCCCGCGGTGCAGGCACGCTGCCTGGGTGAGCTGCCGCTGGGGCAGCGGATCACGGTACGCCTGGCCGAGGCGGATCCTCGGACCCGCACGGTGTTGTTCGAGAAGGAAGGCTGA
- a CDS encoding aspartate-semialdehyde dehydrogenase, translating into MRIGIVGATGQVGGVMRRILAERRFPVDQLRLFASARSAGRTLPWHGGEVTVEDAEKADFRGLDIVLFSAGKGSSKEYAPRVAEAGAVVIDNSSAWRMDPDVPLVVAEVNPDAAARRPKGIIANPNCTTMAAMPVLRPLHDEAGLVALVVTTYQAVSGAGLAGVAELDEQVKKVADRATELAHDGGAVEFPAARSFARPIAFNVLPLAGSIVDDGRGETDEEQKLRNESRKILGIPELKVSGTCVRVPVFTGHSLQVNARFVRPVSPDRARELLAGAPGVELSDVPTPLQAAGRDPTFVGRIRADETVDNGLALFLSNDNLRKGAALNAVQVAEVVAAGLR; encoded by the coding sequence ATGAGGATCGGCATCGTCGGCGCGACGGGACAGGTCGGTGGCGTCATGCGCCGCATCCTGGCCGAGCGCCGGTTTCCCGTTGACCAGCTCCGGCTCTTCGCCTCCGCGCGTTCCGCGGGCCGCACCCTGCCGTGGCACGGCGGTGAGGTCACCGTCGAGGACGCCGAGAAGGCGGACTTCCGAGGGCTCGACATCGTCCTGTTCTCCGCCGGCAAGGGCAGCTCCAAGGAGTATGCGCCGCGCGTCGCCGAGGCCGGCGCCGTCGTGATCGACAACTCCTCGGCCTGGCGGATGGACCCGGACGTGCCGCTTGTGGTGGCCGAGGTGAACCCGGACGCCGCCGCGCGGCGCCCCAAGGGCATCATCGCCAACCCGAACTGCACCACGATGGCCGCCATGCCGGTGCTGCGTCCGCTGCACGACGAGGCCGGGCTGGTCGCTCTGGTCGTCACGACCTATCAGGCCGTCTCCGGTGCCGGGCTGGCCGGCGTGGCCGAGCTCGACGAGCAGGTGAAGAAGGTGGCCGACCGCGCCACCGAGCTGGCCCACGACGGTGGCGCCGTGGAGTTCCCGGCGGCCCGCTCCTTCGCCCGGCCGATCGCGTTCAACGTTCTGCCGCTGGCCGGCTCGATCGTCGACGACGGGCGCGGCGAGACCGACGAGGAACAGAAGCTGCGCAACGAGAGCCGCAAGATTCTGGGCATCCCGGAGCTCAAGGTCTCCGGCACCTGCGTGCGCGTGCCCGTCTTCACCGGCCACTCGCTGCAGGTGAACGCCCGGTTCGTGCGCCCTGTCAGCCCGGATCGGGCCCGCGAGCTGCTCGCCGGGGCGCCGGGCGTGGAGTTGTCCGACGTTCCCACCCCGCTGCAGGCGGCCGGGCGGGACCCGACGTTCGTGGGTCGCATCCGGGCCGACGAGACGGTCGACAACGGGCTCGCGCTGTTCCTGTCCAACGACAATCTGCGCAAGGGTGCGGCGTTGAACGCCGTGCAGGTCGCCGAGGTGGTCGCCGCCGGACTGCGCTGA